The Pseudofrankia inefficax genome window below encodes:
- the cobO gene encoding cob(I)yrinic acid a,c-diamide adenosyltransferase — protein MAPQGQVESVPADGLTTRQRRNRPLLVVHTGDMKGKSTAAFGLALRGWNQGWPIGVFQFVKSKKWKVGEENALLALGRLHEQTGEGGSVDWFKMGSGWSWTQRGPQDDHAAAAAEGWERIKADLAAQTYGLLVLDEFTYVMEWGWVDVEDVVETLAARPGFQHVVITGRRAHPRLIEVADLVVEMTKVKHPMDAGQKGQRGIEW, from the coding sequence ATGGCGCCGCAGGGCCAGGTCGAGAGCGTCCCCGCCGACGGGCTGACCACTCGGCAGCGGCGCAACCGGCCGCTGCTCGTCGTCCACACCGGCGACATGAAGGGCAAGTCGACGGCCGCCTTCGGGCTCGCGCTGCGGGGCTGGAACCAGGGCTGGCCGATCGGCGTGTTCCAGTTCGTCAAGAGCAAGAAATGGAAGGTCGGCGAGGAGAACGCGCTGCTGGCGCTCGGCCGGCTGCACGAGCAGACCGGCGAGGGCGGGTCCGTCGACTGGTTCAAGATGGGCTCCGGCTGGTCCTGGACCCAGCGTGGCCCGCAGGACGACCATGCCGCGGCCGCCGCCGAGGGCTGGGAGCGGATCAAGGCGGACCTCGCCGCGCAGACCTACGGCCTGCTGGTGCTCGACGAGTTCACCTACGTCATGGAGTGGGGCTGGGTCGACGTCGAGGACGTGGTCGAGACGCTGGCCGCGCGCCCCGGCTTCCAGCACGTCGTCATCACCGGCCGCCGGGCCCACCCGCGCCTCATCGAGGTCGCCGACCTGGTCGTCGAGATGACCAAGGTCAAGCACCCGATGGACGCGGGCCAGAAGGGCCAGCGGGGGATCGAGTGGTGA